The following coding sequences lie in one Stenotrophomonas rhizophila genomic window:
- a CDS encoding MerC domain-containing protein, protein MPLFARVRHLLDRFGATGSLLCAVHCAVLPVLLAAAPSLGLSVWMGDGVELALVSFVTLLGLFSLVWGWRRHGALRALAFLIPGLTALWAGLLYDPLHHSAVPHAVVMTLGGVLVGVAHLVNLRLNHGHVHDASCAH, encoded by the coding sequence ATGCCCCTGTTCGCTCGTGTTCGCCATCTGCTGGATCGTTTCGGTGCCACCGGCTCGTTGCTGTGCGCCGTGCATTGCGCTGTGCTGCCGGTGCTGCTGGCGGCTGCGCCGTCGTTGGGGCTGTCGGTCTGGATGGGCGACGGCGTAGAGCTGGCCCTGGTGAGCTTTGTCACCCTGCTGGGCCTGTTCAGCCTGGTCTGGGGCTGGCGCCGGCACGGCGCGTTGCGCGCGCTGGCCTTTCTGATTCCGGGCCTGACCGCGCTGTGGGCGGGGTTGCTGTACGACCCGCTGCACCACTCGGCGGTGCCGCATGCGGTGGTGATGACCCTGGGCGGCGTGCTGGTCGGCGTGGCCCATCTGGTCAACCTGCGCCTGAACCACGGCCACGTCCACGACGCCAGCTGTGCTCATTGA
- a CDS encoding MFS transporter, protein MNAQPATPRAPTMHWGLLVAASAILMVTMGVRQTSGLYLDPIHRSTGVSIVEISFALAIGQFVWGAVQPVFGAVADQRGALPVLLFGGVLLAIGLLLAPYLTSPLGLSFSLGLLMAAGAGAGSFSVLIGATAHRLPAEKRSFAAGLINAGGSLGQFVFAPLVQWIISSAGWARAMFTMAAITLLSLPLAWPLRRRAGDHAAGASSDEDGGLRAQLRLAVRDRSYWCLHLGFFTCGLHIAFLVTHLPGEIALCGLSPTVASTSIALIGLFNIAGSLIVGALGQRYRMKYLLFWMYASRAVMIGLYLVAPPTPTTFYVFSAALGFTWLATVPPTAGLVGKLFGPRYLGTLFGLTLLSHQLGGFFGAWLGGVALAHSGNYLWMWYADIALAAIAALVNLPIREARYGCHGVPTSR, encoded by the coding sequence ATGAACGCCCAGCCCGCCACCCCGCGCGCCCCGACCATGCACTGGGGCCTGCTCGTCGCCGCCTCCGCCATCCTCATGGTCACCATGGGCGTGCGCCAGACCAGCGGCCTCTACCTCGACCCCATCCACCGCAGCACCGGCGTCAGCATTGTTGAAATCAGCTTCGCCCTCGCCATCGGCCAGTTCGTCTGGGGCGCCGTACAACCCGTGTTCGGCGCCGTGGCCGACCAGCGCGGCGCGCTCCCCGTACTGCTGTTCGGTGGCGTCCTGCTCGCCATCGGGCTCCTGCTGGCCCCCTACCTCACCAGCCCGCTCGGCCTCAGCTTCAGCCTTGGTCTGCTCATGGCCGCCGGTGCCGGCGCCGGCAGTTTCTCCGTACTGATCGGCGCCACCGCGCACCGCCTGCCCGCTGAAAAACGCTCCTTCGCCGCCGGCCTCATCAACGCCGGCGGCTCGCTGGGCCAGTTCGTGTTCGCCCCGCTCGTGCAATGGATCATCAGCAGCGCCGGCTGGGCCCGCGCCATGTTCACCATGGCCGCCATCACCCTGCTCTCGCTCCCCCTGGCCTGGCCCCTGCGCCGCCGTGCCGGCGACCACGCCGCCGGCGCCAGCAGCGACGAGGACGGCGGCCTTCGCGCACAGCTGCGCCTGGCCGTGCGCGACCGCAGCTACTGGTGCCTGCACCTGGGCTTCTTCACCTGCGGCCTGCACATCGCCTTTCTGGTCACCCACCTGCCCGGCGAAATCGCCCTGTGCGGGCTGTCGCCCACCGTCGCCTCCACCTCGATCGCGCTGATCGGCCTGTTCAACATCGCCGGCAGCCTCATCGTGGGCGCGCTCGGCCAGCGCTACCGCATGAAGTACCTGCTGTTCTGGATGTACGCCAGTCGCGCGGTGATGATCGGCCTGTACCTGGTTGCCCCGCCCACCCCGACCACCTTCTACGTGTTCTCCGCCGCGCTCGGCTTCACCTGGCTGGCCACCGTCCCGCCCACCGCCGGCCTGGTCGGCAAGCTGTTCGGGCCACGCTACCTCGGCACCCTGTTTGGCTTGACCCTGCTCTCGCACCAGCTCGGTGGCTTCTTCGGTGCGTGGCTGGGGGGCGTGGCGCTGGCCCATTCCGGCAACTACCTGTGGATGTGGTACGCCGACATCGCGCTGGCCGCCATCGCCGCTTTGGTCAACCTGCCGATCCGCGAAGCGCGCTATGGTTGCCACGGTGTCCCCACCTCCCGTTGA
- a CDS encoding DNA-3-methyladenine glycosylase 2 family protein, whose amino-acid sequence MDTALPLDYAACESARLARDARFDGVFFTAVRSTGIYCRPVCPAPPPKPRNVDYYPTAAAAAAAGFRPCLRCRPELAPEAQDALSNETLQRALALIHDGYLQDAAVPALATRLGLSARQLQRLFVARLGAAPAQIHATRRLLLAKQLLTETALPVTDVAMAAGYNSLRRFNAAFVDGCGMPPTAIRRQRGALDDGALTLRLGYRPPLHFAAMLDFLRRRSIPGIECIDADSYQRVIGPPERPSVLRVSADPKRAELRLQLGQVDPRAIPGIVRRVRRIFDLDADLRIVHATLAQDPLLARGIALRPGLRVPGGWDGFEVAVRAVLGQQVSVAAATTLARRVVDRFGQDLAGMPAGLDRQFPTPQALAEAPLESIGLPKTRAATVRAVALAVAEGRLDFSAGQRLESFVERCVALPGIGPWTAHYMALRALALPDAFPAGDLVLQQVLGGQTRLSERATEARSQAWRPWRAYAVLHLWHLSTPTSGATP is encoded by the coding sequence ATGGACACCGCCCTGCCCCTGGACTACGCCGCCTGCGAAAGCGCCCGCCTCGCCCGCGATGCCCGCTTCGACGGGGTGTTCTTCACCGCCGTGCGCAGTACCGGCATCTACTGCCGGCCCGTGTGTCCGGCGCCCCCGCCGAAGCCGCGCAACGTGGACTACTACCCCACCGCTGCGGCGGCCGCGGCGGCCGGGTTCCGTCCCTGCCTGCGCTGCCGCCCGGAACTGGCGCCGGAGGCCCAGGACGCCCTCAGCAACGAAACGCTGCAGCGCGCCCTGGCCCTGATCCACGATGGCTACCTGCAGGACGCCGCCGTACCCGCGCTGGCCACCCGGCTGGGACTGAGCGCGCGCCAGCTGCAGCGCCTGTTCGTGGCGCGCCTGGGCGCGGCGCCGGCGCAGATCCATGCCACCCGCCGCCTGTTGCTGGCCAAGCAGCTGCTGACCGAAACCGCGCTGCCGGTCACCGACGTGGCCATGGCTGCCGGCTACAACAGCCTGCGCCGCTTCAACGCCGCCTTCGTGGACGGCTGTGGCATGCCGCCCACCGCGATCCGCCGCCAGCGCGGGGCCCTTGATGATGGCGCGCTGACCCTGCGCCTGGGCTATCGGCCGCCGCTGCATTTCGCCGCGATGCTGGATTTCCTGCGCCGTCGCTCCATTCCCGGCATCGAGTGCATCGACGCGGACAGCTATCAGCGCGTCATCGGCCCGCCCGAACGGCCCAGCGTGCTGCGGGTCAGCGCCGACCCCAAACGTGCCGAACTGCGCCTGCAGCTGGGCCAGGTCGACCCGCGTGCCATTCCCGGGATCGTGCGCCGGGTGCGTCGCATCTTCGACCTCGATGCCGACCTGCGCATCGTGCACGCCACGCTGGCGCAGGACCCGCTGCTCGCGCGCGGCATCGCACTGCGCCCCGGGTTGCGCGTGCCCGGTGGCTGGGATGGCTTCGAAGTGGCGGTGCGCGCGGTGCTCGGCCAGCAGGTCAGCGTGGCCGCCGCCACGACCCTGGCGCGGCGCGTGGTGGATCGGTTCGGACAGGACCTGGCGGGCATGCCGGCCGGACTGGACCGCCAGTTCCCCACCCCGCAGGCACTGGCCGAGGCGCCGCTGGAAAGTATCGGGCTGCCGAAAACCCGCGCCGCCACCGTGCGCGCCGTGGCCCTGGCGGTAGCCGAAGGCCGCCTGGATTTCAGCGCCGGCCAGCGGCTGGAGAGTTTCGTCGAACGCTGCGTGGCGTTGCCCGGGATCGGGCCGTGGACCGCGCATTACATGGCACTGCGCGCATTGGCGCTTCCCGATGCCTTCCCCGCCGGCGACCTGGTGCTGCAGCAGGTGCTTGGCGGCCAGACCCGCCTGAGCGAACGCGCCACCGAAGCGCGCTCGCAGGCCTGGCGACCGTGGCGCGCCTATGCGGTGCTGCACCTCTGGCACCTGTCCACCCCCACTTCCGGAGCGACCCCATGA
- a CDS encoding ectonucleotide pyrophosphatase/phosphodiesterase, translating into MTSVRLSLALAATLALTSCASVPFDSATAGRVPVAAPATTPKLLLVSIDGLRADMLDRGITPNLSRLVDGGVRARWMTPSYPSLTFPNHYTIVTGLRPDHHGIIHNSMHEDALGSFRLSKREAVTDARWWGGEPIWVGAEKAGVRTATLSWPGSEAAIQGVRPSQWRTYDASVPLPDRVDQVLGWVGQTDVDAPRLVTLYMEQVDHAGHDHGPDSPEYAAAIGEVDQAIGRLLDGLQARGLENSTNVIVVSDHGMASVPDGQTIAIEDMVDPTIATDVSMGQSVGFAPLPGKRREAEKVLLGAHAQYDCWTRQTLPARWHYGSNPRIPPIVCQMHEGWNALSRASVATRAPGTRGSHGYDNALPSMRAVFIARGPSFKQGQTIAGFDNVDVYPLLTRLLGVPAAPNDGDAERLLPALR; encoded by the coding sequence ATGACTTCCGTCCGCCTTTCGTTGGCGCTTGCCGCCACCCTCGCGTTGACCAGCTGTGCCAGCGTTCCTTTCGACTCTGCGACGGCGGGCCGCGTGCCGGTTGCCGCGCCCGCTACCACGCCGAAGCTGCTGCTGGTGTCCATCGACGGCCTGCGTGCGGACATGCTCGACCGCGGCATCACCCCCAACCTGTCGCGCCTTGTCGACGGGGGCGTGCGTGCACGCTGGATGACCCCGTCCTATCCGTCCCTGACCTTCCCCAACCACTACACCATCGTCACCGGGCTGCGTCCGGACCACCACGGCATCATCCACAACAGCATGCACGAGGACGCACTGGGCAGCTTCCGTCTGAGCAAGCGTGAAGCGGTGACCGATGCACGCTGGTGGGGCGGCGAGCCGATCTGGGTGGGCGCGGAAAAAGCCGGTGTGCGCACCGCGACGTTGTCATGGCCCGGCAGCGAGGCCGCCATCCAGGGCGTACGCCCCAGCCAGTGGCGCACCTACGATGCCAGCGTGCCGTTGCCCGACCGGGTGGACCAGGTGCTGGGCTGGGTCGGCCAGACCGATGTCGATGCGCCGCGGTTGGTCACGCTGTACATGGAACAGGTGGACCACGCCGGCCACGACCATGGCCCGGATTCGCCGGAATATGCCGCCGCGATCGGCGAGGTCGACCAGGCGATTGGTCGGCTGCTGGACGGCCTGCAAGCGCGCGGGCTGGAGAACAGCACCAACGTGATCGTGGTGTCCGACCACGGCATGGCCAGCGTGCCCGACGGCCAGACCATCGCCATTGAAGACATGGTCGACCCGACGATTGCCACGGATGTGTCGATGGGCCAGTCGGTGGGGTTTGCGCCCTTGCCGGGCAAGCGCCGCGAAGCCGAAAAGGTGCTGCTGGGCGCACACGCGCAGTACGACTGCTGGACCCGGCAAACGTTGCCGGCGCGCTGGCACTACGGGTCCAACCCGCGCATTCCGCCGATCGTGTGCCAGATGCACGAGGGCTGGAACGCACTCAGCCGCGCCAGCGTGGCCACCCGCGCGCCCGGTACCCGTGGTTCGCACGGGTACGACAACGCCCTGCCCTCGATGCGCGCGGTGTTCATTGCACGCGGCCCGTCGTTCAAGCAGGGCCAGACCATCGCAGGCTTCGACAACGTCGACGTGTATCCGCTGCTGACGCGCCTGCTGGGCGTTCCAGCGGCCCCCAACGATGGCGATGCCGAGCGGCTGCTGCCGGCGTTGCGCTGA
- a CDS encoding 30S ribosomal protein THX → MGKGDRKTAKGKRFNASYGNSRSHVVSKVAVGAAAPVAKKTVAKAPAKKAVAKKAVAKAG, encoded by the coding sequence ATGGGTAAGGGTGACCGCAAGACCGCCAAGGGCAAGCGTTTCAACGCCAGCTACGGCAATTCGCGCTCGCACGTGGTGAGCAAGGTGGCCGTGGGCGCAGCTGCGCCGGTCGCCAAGAAGACCGTTGCCAAGGCACCGGCCAAGAAGGCCGTGGCCAAGAAGGCTGTCGCCAAGGCCGGTTGA
- a CDS encoding TonB-dependent receptor has product MRSSSLLLTPHALSLALAAALLPSLAMAADAPGTHRDGHLTELSTVKVTASPLQGDAESLARPVDVLAGERLDEQKAGTLGDTVAKLPGVQSTFFGPGVGRPIIRGQEGPRVAVLSNGMGNMDASTVSADHATSIEPFLADQIEVLKGPATLLFGSGAIGGAVNVVDGRIARELPDRPLSGRAELRGNSVNDERSGMFRLDGVSGNVVLHVDGLVRNGDDYRIPGYAVIDGLEDHSGHDHAEGDTDEPRRGRLDNSSIRTRAGGVGATWLGDDGYFGVSASTYRTNYGIPNGAHVHADDDHGHDHDHDHGDEEEGDEHDVRIDMVQNRFEAKGGIYQPTSFLKNISLRTAYTDYEHTELEAGTPATRFTNRGIEGRLEAVQEQIGGWDGAFGLQFGNSDFGAKGEEAFVPDTGTKNIGLFVLQEKQFGPFKLELGGRHDQVKLDPTGDYRARKFDATNLSAAGIWTLNDAVDLRFGIDSSERAPTNEELYAAGAHIATRSLEIGDANLKTERGQRVELGIHTHSDRVDFSASIYQTKFKDFIYLADTGVVESLPVRLWTQQDATFKGAEAEALFHLFEGNAGDWDLRVFGDYVKAELDGSGSRNVDIAVPHGDHNHNYTVELANTGYLPRIAPGRVGADLRWSRDGWRASVGAVRYSSQKDVAQNEDTSKGYTLVDAHLAYRWDRNDSNSYEVFLDGNNLTNQEVRPHTSLLRDYSPLPGRGVAFGIRAFF; this is encoded by the coding sequence ATGCGCTCCAGCTCCCTCCTGCTCACCCCCCACGCCCTGTCCCTGGCGCTTGCCGCCGCCCTGCTGCCGTCGCTGGCCATGGCCGCGGACGCCCCCGGCACCCACCGCGACGGCCACCTGACCGAACTGTCCACCGTGAAAGTCACCGCCTCGCCGCTGCAGGGCGATGCAGAATCGCTGGCCCGCCCGGTCGACGTGCTGGCCGGTGAGCGCCTGGACGAGCAGAAGGCCGGCACCCTGGGCGACACCGTGGCCAAGCTGCCCGGCGTGCAGAGCACCTTCTTCGGCCCCGGCGTGGGCCGCCCGATCATCCGTGGGCAGGAAGGTCCGCGCGTGGCGGTGCTGTCCAATGGCATGGGCAACATGGATGCCTCCACGGTGAGCGCCGACCATGCCACCAGCATCGAGCCGTTCCTGGCCGATCAGATCGAGGTCCTGAAGGGCCCGGCCACGCTGCTGTTCGGCAGTGGCGCGATCGGCGGCGCGGTGAACGTGGTGGACGGCCGCATCGCCCGCGAACTGCCGGACCGTCCGCTGAGTGGTCGCGCCGAACTGCGCGGCAATTCGGTCAATGATGAGCGTAGCGGCATGTTCCGCCTGGACGGTGTCAGCGGCAACGTCGTGCTGCATGTGGACGGCCTGGTCCGCAACGGCGATGACTACCGCATTCCCGGCTATGCGGTGATCGACGGCCTGGAAGACCACAGCGGTCACGACCACGCCGAAGGCGACACCGACGAACCGCGCCGCGGCCGGCTGGACAACAGTTCGATCCGCACCCGCGCCGGTGGCGTCGGTGCCACCTGGCTGGGCGATGACGGCTACTTCGGCGTGTCCGCCAGCACCTACCGCACCAACTACGGCATTCCCAACGGCGCGCACGTGCATGCCGACGACGACCATGGCCATGACCACGATCACGACCATGGCGACGAGGAAGAAGGCGACGAGCATGACGTCCGCATCGACATGGTGCAGAACCGCTTCGAGGCCAAGGGCGGCATTTACCAGCCGACCTCGTTCCTGAAGAACATCAGCCTGCGTACCGCCTACACCGATTACGAGCACACCGAACTGGAAGCCGGCACGCCGGCCACGCGCTTCACCAACCGTGGCATCGAAGGCCGCCTGGAAGCGGTGCAGGAACAGATCGGCGGCTGGGACGGCGCGTTCGGCCTGCAGTTCGGCAACAGCGACTTCGGCGCGAAGGGCGAGGAAGCGTTCGTGCCGGACACGGGCACGAAGAACATCGGCCTGTTCGTGCTGCAGGAAAAGCAGTTCGGCCCGTTCAAGCTGGAACTGGGCGGCCGCCATGACCAGGTGAAGCTGGACCCGACCGGCGATTACCGCGCGCGTAAATTCGACGCCACCAATCTCTCCGCGGCCGGCATCTGGACCCTCAACGACGCCGTCGATCTGCGCTTCGGCATCGACAGCTCCGAGCGCGCTCCGACCAACGAAGAGCTTTACGCCGCCGGTGCGCACATCGCCACCCGCTCGCTGGAGATCGGCGATGCAAACCTGAAGACCGAACGCGGCCAGCGCGTCGAACTGGGCATCCATACCCACAGCGACCGCGTCGACTTCTCCGCCTCGATCTACCAGACCAAGTTCAAGGACTTCATCTACCTGGCCGACACCGGGGTGGTCGAATCGCTGCCGGTCCGCCTGTGGACGCAGCAGGACGCCACCTTCAAGGGTGCCGAAGCGGAAGCGCTGTTCCACCTGTTCGAGGGCAACGCGGGTGATTGGGATCTGCGGGTGTTCGGCGATTACGTGAAGGCGGAGCTGGATGGCAGCGGCAGCCGCAACGTGGACATCGCCGTGCCGCACGGCGATCACAACCACAACTACACCGTGGAGCTGGCCAACACCGGCTATCTGCCGCGGATCGCGCCGGGCCGGGTAGGCGCGGACCTGCGCTGGTCGCGTGACGGCTGGCGCGCATCGGTGGGCGCGGTGCGTTACAGCAGCCAGAAGGACGTGGCGCAGAACGAGGATACGAGCAAGGGCTACACGCTGGTGGACGCGCACCTGGCCTACCGTTGGGACCGCAACGACAGCAACAGTTACGAGGTCTTCCTGGACGGCAACAATCTGACCAACCAGGAAGTGCGCCCGCACACCTCGCTGCTGCGCGACTACTCCCCACTGCCGGGCCGCGGCGTCGCCTTCGGTATCCGCGCCTTCTTCTAA
- a CDS encoding methylated-DNA--[protein]-cysteine S-methyltransferase — protein MTLFYDTFDSPIGALTVAGDAQGIHHILFENNRYDAKGRAQWQHDADALRDARTQLLQYLQGERQRFALPLAPHGTPFQLRVWKALADIPFGQTWSYVELARHIGHPTASRAVGAANGRNPLPIVLPCHRVIGSSGALTGFGGGLPTKAALLQLEAHTGALFA, from the coding sequence ATGACCCTGTTCTACGACACCTTCGACAGCCCCATCGGCGCATTGACCGTGGCCGGTGACGCCCAGGGCATCCACCACATCCTGTTCGAGAACAACCGCTACGACGCCAAGGGCCGCGCGCAGTGGCAGCACGACGCCGATGCACTGCGCGATGCGCGTACGCAACTGCTGCAGTACCTGCAGGGCGAGCGCCAGCGCTTCGCCTTGCCGCTGGCCCCGCATGGCACGCCCTTCCAGCTGCGCGTGTGGAAGGCGCTGGCCGACATTCCGTTCGGCCAGACCTGGAGCTATGTGGAGCTGGCCCGCCACATCGGCCACCCCACGGCCAGCCGCGCGGTCGGTGCCGCCAACGGCCGCAATCCGTTGCCGATCGTGCTGCCCTGCCACCGGGTGATCGGCAGCAGCGGCGCACTCACCGGCTTCGGCGGCGGGCTGCCGACTAAGGCCGCGCTGCTGCAGCTGGAAGCGCACACTGGCGCGCTGTTCGCCTGA
- a CDS encoding MarR family winged helix-turn-helix transcriptional regulator, with protein sequence MDPTTASPCTCFRLRRASRQLSQIYDSHLAPAGLSLNAYSILRRAPAPRQLGELADALGMDRTTLTRNLKPLLLAGWLQEQRGHDARQRLIAITPAGKAVLRRARPLWQRAQAHIERAFGTLPTTHLNTLLDQLDHALAPGAPA encoded by the coding sequence ATGGACCCCACCACCGCCAGCCCATGCACCTGCTTCCGCCTGCGCCGCGCCTCGCGCCAGCTCTCGCAGATCTATGACAGCCACCTAGCGCCGGCCGGGCTCAGCCTCAACGCCTACTCCATCCTTCGCCGCGCCCCCGCGCCCCGCCAGCTTGGCGAACTCGCCGACGCCCTCGGCATGGACCGCACCACCCTCACCCGCAACCTCAAACCCCTCCTCCTCGCCGGCTGGCTCCAGGAACAACGCGGTCACGACGCCCGCCAACGCCTCATCGCCATCACCCCCGCCGGCAAAGCCGTCCTGCGCCGCGCCCGCCCCCTCTGGCAGCGCGCCCAGGCACACATCGAACGCGCCTTCGGCACCCTCCCCACCACCCACCTCAACACCCTCCTCGACCAGCTCGACCACGCCCTCGCGCCTGGAGCCCCCGCATGA
- a CDS encoding TetR/AcrR family transcriptional regulator translates to MTSQRADAAARRALILDAADAVFGQHGVTAPLDLVVERAQVGRATLYRNFPDRTALVEALLQRTVARINRQVQSLGERDDALFDVLESMAARIVQSPALSDYWRAVDPDDPAIKAARHTIWGLLEAPIQRAIAAGLCRADLQVTDISLISGMLGAALRGKSREERAKLVARALQLLRTGLQGPVDAEG, encoded by the coding sequence ATGACCTCCCAACGTGCCGATGCGGCTGCCCGCCGCGCCCTCATCCTGGACGCCGCCGATGCGGTGTTCGGCCAGCATGGCGTCACCGCCCCGCTCGACCTGGTGGTCGAACGTGCGCAGGTCGGCCGCGCCACGCTGTACCGCAATTTCCCCGACCGCACCGCGCTGGTGGAGGCGCTGCTGCAGCGCACGGTGGCCCGCATCAACCGCCAGGTGCAGAGCCTGGGCGAACGCGATGATGCCTTGTTCGACGTGCTCGAAAGCATGGCCGCCCGCATCGTGCAGTCGCCGGCGTTGTCGGACTACTGGCGCGCGGTGGACCCCGATGACCCGGCCATCAAGGCCGCCCGGCACACCATCTGGGGCCTGCTGGAAGCGCCGATCCAGCGCGCGATCGCCGCCGGCCTGTGCCGGGCGGACCTGCAGGTGACGGACATTTCACTGATCTCAGGCATGCTGGGAGCCGCGCTGCGTGGCAAATCCCGCGAAGAGCGGGCCAAGCTGGTGGCGCGCGCCCTGCAGTTGCTGCGTACCGGACTGCAGGGACCCGTCGACGCGGAGGGCTGA